In Acidobacteriota bacterium, a genomic segment contains:
- a CDS encoding O-antigen ligase family protein, producing the protein MDRQRDRPDRFFAASPPLRTTALLILTTIAVAFAAILCASGNYREAAVLAAAGLGAGLLVAGPISVQAVLITWFATAPLASFYIRFPTDRSIVTYNRSVFALVIVMLLLKPGCTASLTQTTSEAQSSSGNAWSRRAAFSVSKFEVAWALLSVLALASAVAASNNAANAARIAIDTFWLPLVAFHVARNYLGLRNGGRWLLLGGIALALFLFATGAFEFVTGADLFAYKGSEIVREGERRVNGPFAADSSFAIICLILFLFLLAAAKLFRVRFDRTGKLVYACALTGAALGALLPLFRGVALALVAGWIVLQWSGRSLLSRPAFRRAIPMGSVIVLLLIALVAWIVTIAPSPVGNRLTDARTAYGRLATWQAAAEIAFDNPVLGVGLANYADYFDASHYYSDEPPEEVLDTRAADSPHSNVLWIGAELGLTGLALYFAANAYLFLIGWRALKRAGDSRQRTAALCFLALVVAYWIPGLTLASGYYSDLNLYFLFLLGALSNSSLVPSSRSLTHG; encoded by the coding sequence ATGGACAGACAGCGAGATAGGCCGGATAGGTTCTTTGCAGCGTCACCCCCTCTTCGCACCACTGCTTTGTTGATCCTGACCACTATTGCCGTGGCGTTTGCGGCGATACTCTGCGCGAGCGGCAACTACAGGGAGGCCGCCGTCCTTGCAGCGGCCGGTCTGGGCGCTGGGCTTCTCGTCGCCGGGCCCATCTCAGTCCAAGCGGTACTGATTACGTGGTTCGCAACCGCGCCGCTGGCGTCCTTCTATATCAGGTTTCCTACCGATAGATCGATCGTCACATATAACCGTAGTGTTTTCGCTCTGGTCATAGTAATGCTTTTGCTGAAGCCTGGATGTACGGCGTCGCTCACGCAAACAACAAGCGAGGCGCAATCGTCTTCCGGGAATGCGTGGTCGAGACGAGCGGCCTTCTCCGTATCAAAGTTCGAAGTGGCCTGGGCGCTGTTGTCGGTCCTCGCGCTCGCAAGCGCCGTGGCCGCCTCGAACAATGCCGCCAATGCAGCGCGAATAGCGATCGATACGTTCTGGCTTCCGCTCGTCGCCTTTCACGTTGCGAGGAACTATCTGGGCTTGCGGAACGGCGGCAGGTGGTTGTTGCTCGGAGGCATCGCGCTAGCGCTGTTCTTGTTTGCGACCGGCGCCTTCGAGTTCGTGACCGGCGCCGACTTGTTCGCCTACAAAGGCTCTGAAATAGTGCGCGAGGGCGAGCGCCGTGTGAACGGCCCGTTCGCCGCCGATTCCTCTTTTGCGATCATCTGTCTGATCCTCTTCTTGTTCCTGCTGGCCGCGGCCAAACTCTTTCGCGTGCGGTTCGACCGGACCGGCAAGCTCGTTTACGCGTGCGCGCTGACGGGAGCCGCACTAGGAGCGCTGTTGCCTTTGTTCCGCGGCGTCGCCCTCGCGCTCGTCGCCGGCTGGATCGTGTTGCAATGGAGCGGGCGGTCGCTGCTTAGTCGGCCGGCCTTTCGTCGCGCCATACCCATGGGCTCGGTTATCGTTCTACTCTTGATCGCCCTTGTTGCGTGGATCGTGACGATCGCTCCGTCGCCTGTTGGAAACCGCCTTACGGACGCGCGCACTGCCTACGGCAGGCTCGCTACCTGGCAGGCGGCGGCGGAAATCGCATTCGACAATCCCGTCCTTGGCGTCGGCCTGGCCAACTACGCCGATTATTTCGACGCCTCGCATTACTATTCGGACGAGCCTCCTGAGGAGGTCCTGGACACGAGGGCTGCAGACAGTCCGCACTCAAATGTCTTGTGGATCGGAGCGGAACTCGGGCTCACGGGGCTTGCGCTGTACTTCGCGGCGAACGCTTATCTCTTCCTGATTGGCTGGCGCGCGCTAAAGCGAGCGGGAGACTCACGGCAACGAACCGCGGCCTTGTGCTTCCTTGCGCTTGTTGTAGCTTACTGGATCCCAGGGCTGACTCTGGCGAGCGGCTACTATTCGGATTTGAATTTGTACTTTCTTTTCCTGCTCGGAGCGCTGTCCAATTCGTCCCTAGTTCCGAGCAGCCGGTCGTTAACCCACGGTTGA
- a CDS encoding alginate lyase family protein, with the protein MKRLQNIREKLDGLTAGEIAGEAFLRARRKISRAISRASDTPQTTYVSDEDLRRALGGQSIAKVASRIRESGGPHLTPGLADLSQTVATVKEFFPDSVEASRLEADAVVDHRISLFGRAYDLGPKIDWLLDPQADRAWPLAHFTRVPLVIGQGADVRVVWELNRLHHLVTLGRAYLLTGDERYTEEFLGQLASWYEDNPPRFGINWTVAMEAGIRAVNIIAALEMFRGSPQVTGEAIELILKTLIAHGSFIRGNLEFSYRVPSNHYLSNLIGLFVIGMMMPELGEARRWVSFSARRLVKEMDRQVLADGVDYEGAIGYHRFVLEIFALFFSMSHANGIQIPGRYWVRLEAMFDFVRHYLKLDGTAPMIGDSDDGRLIKFKTRPSGDHTYLMSIAAVLIENERFKQSSRFDEEAIWWFGLEGREAFDSLAIGKQQPASRAFPEAQIYIQRGVTQGEDDGPLYAIIDCGDHGARGRGSHAHSDALSIEVFAFNRTFLRDPGTYVYTASERERNLFRSTAYHNTVRVDGEEISQETPGELFAFASNVRPHVNLWESTSERDVLDAEHYAYQRLSSPVTHRRIVTLDKREGYWIIKDIFTGKGRHRFEFFFNFDVGLEVTIDASNRAIARDERAALTIVPACDHKLEAMIESRGVSPTYGIRVASSAIIYSLAADVPLEVSFQLLPSMTM; encoded by the coding sequence TTGAAACGGCTCCAAAACATTCGCGAGAAGCTCGACGGCTTGACGGCGGGAGAGATCGCCGGTGAAGCCTTCCTTCGGGCGCGCCGGAAAATCTCACGAGCCATAAGCCGCGCGAGTGATACCCCGCAAACAACTTATGTTTCTGACGAGGACCTTCGTCGCGCGCTGGGTGGACAGTCGATCGCCAAAGTCGCTTCAAGAATTCGAGAGAGCGGAGGGCCGCACCTGACGCCGGGGCTTGCTGACCTGTCGCAGACGGTTGCCACCGTCAAAGAGTTCTTTCCCGATTCGGTCGAAGCCTCTCGTCTCGAAGCTGACGCCGTTGTCGATCACAGGATCAGTCTGTTCGGCCGCGCTTACGATCTCGGCCCGAAGATAGATTGGCTCCTCGATCCGCAAGCGGACCGGGCCTGGCCGCTTGCTCACTTCACTCGGGTCCCGCTGGTGATTGGGCAAGGCGCCGACGTGCGCGTGGTTTGGGAACTCAATCGCCTTCACCACCTGGTAACGCTGGGCCGCGCATACTTGCTTACCGGCGACGAGCGCTACACCGAAGAGTTCCTGGGTCAGCTCGCCTCATGGTACGAAGACAATCCGCCGCGCTTCGGAATCAACTGGACTGTTGCAATGGAAGCAGGCATCCGCGCGGTGAATATCATCGCGGCGCTCGAGATGTTCCGTGGCTCGCCACAGGTGACCGGCGAAGCGATCGAGCTGATACTCAAGACGCTGATCGCTCACGGCAGCTTCATCCGCGGCAACCTCGAGTTCTCTTACCGCGTGCCGAGCAATCACTACCTCTCGAACCTTATCGGCCTGTTTGTGATTGGGATGATGATGCCCGAACTTGGTGAAGCTCGCCGCTGGGTGAGCTTCAGCGCGCGACGGCTGGTGAAGGAGATGGACCGGCAAGTGCTCGCGGACGGCGTCGATTACGAAGGCGCGATTGGCTATCACCGTTTCGTGCTTGAAATCTTCGCGCTGTTTTTCTCGATGAGTCACGCAAACGGCATTCAAATTCCCGGCCGCTACTGGGTGCGGCTGGAAGCGATGTTTGACTTCGTGCGCCACTATCTCAAACTCGATGGGACTGCGCCGATGATCGGCGATTCAGACGATGGGCGGTTGATCAAATTCAAAACTCGTCCGTCCGGCGATCATACCTACTTGATGTCGATCGCCGCGGTGTTGATCGAGAACGAGAGGTTCAAGCAGTCGAGCCGCTTCGACGAAGAAGCCATCTGGTGGTTCGGACTCGAGGGGCGCGAAGCCTTTGACAGCCTGGCGATCGGCAAACAACAGCCGGCTTCCCGAGCTTTCCCTGAGGCGCAGATTTATATTCAACGGGGCGTAACACAAGGAGAGGACGACGGGCCGCTCTACGCCATCATCGACTGCGGCGATCACGGCGCGCGCGGCCGCGGCTCGCACGCACATTCGGATGCGCTGTCGATTGAGGTGTTCGCGTTCAACCGGACTTTTCTTCGAGACCCGGGAACGTACGTCTACACGGCAAGCGAGCGGGAGCGCAATCTGTTCCGGTCAACCGCTTATCACAATACCGTTCGTGTCGATGGCGAGGAGATCAGCCAGGAAACTCCAGGCGAGCTTTTCGCGTTCGCCTCTAACGTGCGCCCGCACGTGAATCTGTGGGAGAGCACGAGTGAACGCGACGTGCTCGACGCTGAGCATTACGCATATCAACGTCTCAGCTCGCCGGTGACTCATCGCCGCATCGTCACGCTGGACAAGCGCGAAGGCTACTGGATCATCAAAGACATCTTCACCGGCAAGGGCAGGCATCGATTCGAGTTCTTCTTCAACTTCGACGTTGGGCTTGAAGTCACGATCGACGCGAGCAACCGCGCCATCGCTCGCGACGAAAGGGCGGCGCTCACGATCGTGCCTGCTTGCGATCACAAGCTTGAAGCGATGATAGAGTCGCGAGGGGTCTCACCCACCTACGGGATTCGGGTAGCGTCGTCTGCTATCATTTACAGTCTTGCGGCGGACGTTCCGTTGGAGGTGAGTTTTCAGTTGTTACCATCGATGACCATGTGA
- the asnB gene encoding asparagine synthase (glutamine-hydrolyzing), producing the protein MCGICGIYEYGASQPAVSDALVVRMRDTMTHRGPDDAGVYVSEDRRVGLGNRRLAIVDLSPAGRNPMPNENGRVWITFNGEIYNHESLRPGLEARGHRYRSRTDTETIIHLYEERGLDFVHELEGDFAIGIWDEDANRIVLARDRIGVKPLYYTLAGGRLIFASEIKAILEHPAVSRDINEEALYHYLTFLATPAPQTLFAGIQKLPAGCMLTCDARGDVKVTRYWDAIVEPRDSAEFQDEQAVAEKLRCLLRESIAKRMMSDVPFGVFLSGGIDSTANVALMAELMDQPVRTFTVGFRDNPAYNEIEEARSVAREYGTDHHEVMISQQELIDFIPDLIFHQDEPIADPVCVPLYYVSKLARDTGTKVIQVGEGSDELFCGYRNYVLYLRFHDLFWRRAIRWPQPMRGIASAAGQAFYRLGGGRLLPNVGKMIPDLMRRLAAREELFWGGTFVFDEVNKQRLLTPQARARLAAAGGNALSSHSIISADLDRLLTAKPSADQLEQMIYVELKLRLPELLLMRVDKMTMATSVEARVPFLDHKLVEFAMGLPRDLKYRNGETKYILKRALEGVVPERIIKRKKKGFGVPINEWMLDQLGGFVEESLFDSSLRKRELFDYGYIKQLLDAHRARRANYSFFLWSLLNLSLWYDRWIEGGATGPKAMEVDMSLRV; encoded by the coding sequence ATGTGCGGTATTTGCGGAATCTATGAATACGGCGCGAGCCAGCCGGCGGTGAGTGACGCGCTCGTCGTTCGTATGCGCGACACGATGACTCATCGCGGACCCGACGACGCCGGTGTGTACGTCAGCGAAGATCGTCGCGTAGGACTCGGCAACCGGCGGCTTGCGATCGTAGACTTATCACCCGCCGGCCGCAACCCGATGCCTAACGAAAACGGGCGTGTCTGGATAACCTTCAACGGAGAAATCTACAATCACGAATCGCTCCGTCCCGGACTCGAAGCGAGAGGCCATCGCTATCGTTCGCGCACCGACACCGAAACGATCATTCATCTCTATGAAGAGCGCGGCCTGGATTTCGTTCACGAACTCGAAGGCGACTTTGCAATCGGGATTTGGGATGAAGACGCCAACCGCATCGTGCTCGCGCGTGATCGCATCGGCGTCAAGCCGCTCTACTACACGCTCGCGGGCGGCCGGTTGATCTTCGCGTCCGAGATAAAAGCCATACTCGAGCATCCGGCGGTTTCGCGCGACATCAACGAAGAAGCTCTCTATCACTACCTGACTTTCCTGGCGACTCCAGCGCCTCAGACACTGTTCGCGGGCATTCAAAAACTTCCCGCCGGCTGCATGCTTACGTGCGACGCGCGAGGCGATGTGAAGGTCACCCGCTACTGGGACGCGATCGTCGAGCCGCGCGATTCCGCGGAGTTTCAAGACGAGCAGGCGGTAGCCGAAAAGCTGCGCTGCCTTCTTAGAGAGTCGATAGCCAAGCGGATGATGAGCGACGTCCCCTTCGGCGTGTTCCTGTCGGGCGGAATTGATTCGACTGCCAACGTCGCCCTGATGGCTGAGTTGATGGATCAACCGGTTCGCACCTTCACCGTTGGCTTTCGCGACAACCCGGCTTATAACGAGATCGAAGAAGCGCGCTCGGTTGCTCGCGAGTACGGCACCGATCATCACGAAGTCATGATCAGTCAGCAAGAGCTTATCGATTTTATTCCCGACTTGATCTTTCACCAGGACGAACCGATCGCCGACCCGGTCTGCGTGCCGCTGTATTACGTTTCAAAGCTTGCGCGCGATACCGGCACAAAAGTCATTCAAGTGGGCGAAGGATCGGACGAGCTTTTCTGCGGCTACAGAAACTACGTTCTCTATCTTAGATTTCACGATCTGTTTTGGCGGCGCGCGATCCGGTGGCCTCAGCCGATGCGTGGTATCGCCTCCGCGGCGGGCCAGGCATTCTACCGGCTCGGCGGCGGGCGGCTTCTGCCGAACGTGGGTAAGATGATTCCGGATTTGATGCGAAGGCTGGCAGCGCGCGAAGAACTTTTCTGGGGCGGAACATTTGTCTTTGATGAGGTGAACAAGCAGCGGCTGCTGACGCCCCAGGCCAGAGCGAGGCTGGCCGCGGCCGGCGGAAACGCACTCTCGTCTCACTCGATCATAAGCGCGGATCTCGATCGACTGCTTACGGCAAAGCCATCCGCCGATCAACTCGAGCAGATGATCTACGTCGAGTTGAAACTCCGCCTTCCGGAGCTTCTGCTGATGCGCGTCGACAAGATGACGATGGCAACCTCGGTCGAGGCCCGCGTCCCGTTCCTGGATCACAAGCTGGTTGAGTTTGCGATGGGCTTGCCGCGCGACCTCAAGTATCGCAACGGCGAAACCAAATACATACTCAAGCGCGCGCTCGAGGGCGTGGTGCCTGAGCGGATCATCAAGAGGAAGAAGAAAGGCTTCGGCGTTCCGATAAATGAATGGATGCTCGATCAGCTTGGCGGTTTCGTCGAGGAGTCGCTGTTCGACTCTTCTCTGCGCAAGAGAGAGTTATTCGATTATGGCTATATCAAGCAGCTTCTAGATGCGCATCGAGCGCGCCGCGCCAATTATTCGTTCTTCCTGTGGAGTCTGCTGAATCTGAGTCTTTGGTATGACCGCTGGATTGAAGGAGGCGCAACCGGACCGAAAGCAATGGAGGTCGATATGAGCCTCCGAGTTTGA
- a CDS encoding glycosyltransferase family 39 protein gives MLIHRLASWPSTTSGIDVPRTTLSRAQLLTTCAVIFLTALGIRLLYWQDNYAELARGKRDSGLQIVSFFYYDQAQRILDDGGILFPRNPVDPGDATVLTHPPGYSILMAAVFKTFYEQGAGQSLSRADTVLRVVQIVGDAASAVVIFLIAAELFPVAVAIIAAMLCVFSPHFAYYSLMLGPDSLSILPILLAGYFMIRAIKRPRFITVITAGAFVGLSCWLRSNALLLAPFLACIIPLLFERGKRLRYSLALIAGTVLIIAPIIIRNWIVFHQFVPLSVMAGLNLVEGIGDYDKEDRFGMPSSDAESALKDAEWHGRPDYAGSLWRPDGIERDKARFGRGLAVVRSNPGWFVGVMLRRMEFMLRYNDFRPRDFPHLTTAPALSAAPNFGHKLEPAAEMTPMWSSSSPKVMANGDAVSRLAQAAIPDGNQALQITGDGSQYGEIFSYEPIEVKKNTDYVLRLSVTLEQGNADVKIGTADPRIVLALVAASSAVKEPKRKTEDKDANQADPTREPRMKVLLVPFASGDNAQVRPSFYKSTVERTVLNVRRAEMFEIGPTGYLWTRHPRALIRGVQKNVFKTNPMRALIAIGIILLALARRGRVLAVLLIVPIYYLLAQSPLHTEYRYVLAIHYFLFVVAAATIYYGGLVIGQLMQRGYQLAHDKLARQIN, from the coding sequence ATGCTGATTCATCGTCTGGCATCGTGGCCCTCTACGACAAGCGGAATTGATGTTCCCCGGACAACGTTATCCCGCGCTCAGCTCTTAACAACCTGCGCAGTTATTTTTCTCACCGCTCTTGGCATAAGGCTTTTGTATTGGCAGGACAACTATGCCGAGCTCGCACGCGGGAAAAGAGACTCGGGACTTCAGATAGTGTCCTTCTTCTACTACGACCAGGCTCAGAGGATACTTGATGACGGAGGCATTCTATTCCCGCGCAATCCGGTGGACCCCGGTGACGCAACTGTACTAACGCATCCACCCGGCTATTCAATATTAATGGCCGCTGTCTTCAAAACGTTTTATGAGCAAGGGGCCGGGCAGTCGCTTTCGCGAGCCGACACCGTCCTCAGAGTTGTGCAGATAGTTGGCGATGCCGCTTCGGCAGTTGTGATCTTCCTCATCGCGGCAGAGTTGTTTCCCGTTGCCGTTGCGATCATCGCCGCGATGCTCTGCGTTTTCTCTCCTCATTTCGCTTACTACTCGCTGATGCTGGGGCCCGATTCGCTTTCGATCTTGCCGATCCTGCTGGCAGGTTATTTCATGATTCGAGCAATCAAGCGTCCTCGATTTATCACAGTAATAACTGCCGGCGCCTTTGTCGGGTTGTCCTGCTGGCTCAGATCAAACGCGCTGCTGCTCGCGCCGTTTCTTGCCTGCATCATTCCGCTACTCTTCGAACGCGGAAAGCGGCTGCGTTACTCGCTGGCTCTCATTGCTGGCACTGTCCTCATAATCGCGCCGATAATTATTCGCAACTGGATTGTGTTCCATCAATTCGTTCCGCTCTCGGTTATGGCAGGACTCAACCTGGTTGAAGGCATTGGTGATTATGACAAAGAGGACAGGTTCGGGATGCCGAGCAGCGACGCCGAATCTGCTTTGAAAGATGCTGAGTGGCACGGCCGCCCCGACTACGCAGGCAGCCTTTGGAGACCGGACGGCATCGAGCGCGATAAGGCGCGTTTTGGGCGAGGGCTTGCGGTTGTTCGGTCAAATCCTGGCTGGTTTGTTGGCGTGATGCTGCGCCGGATGGAATTCATGCTGAGATACAACGACTTTCGCCCGCGGGATTTCCCTCACCTTACGACAGCGCCCGCACTTTCAGCCGCTCCCAACTTCGGTCACAAGCTAGAGCCCGCTGCCGAAATGACGCCAATGTGGTCAAGTTCTTCGCCCAAGGTGATGGCAAATGGCGACGCCGTTTCCAGGCTGGCGCAAGCTGCGATCCCAGATGGCAACCAGGCGCTTCAAATCACCGGCGACGGATCTCAATACGGAGAGATCTTCTCCTATGAGCCGATCGAGGTGAAAAAGAATACCGACTATGTGCTCAGGTTATCGGTAACCCTCGAACAGGGGAACGCCGATGTTAAGATAGGAACCGCCGATCCGCGAATCGTGCTTGCGTTGGTGGCTGCGTCGAGTGCAGTAAAAGAGCCGAAGCGGAAGACGGAAGACAAAGATGCCAACCAAGCTGATCCAACTCGTGAACCGCGGATGAAAGTGCTTCTAGTCCCCTTCGCAAGCGGGGACAACGCGCAAGTACGGCCATCATTCTATAAATCAACTGTAGAGCGAACAGTGCTGAACGTACGCCGGGCCGAGATGTTCGAGATCGGGCCGACGGGTTATCTCTGGACGCGACACCCGCGCGCCCTGATTCGCGGTGTTCAGAAAAACGTCTTCAAGACGAATCCTATGCGCGCGCTTATCGCGATAGGCATCATTCTATTGGCACTCGCGCGGCGCGGCCGAGTGCTTGCCGTCCTGCTGATCGTTCCAATCTATTATCTTCTTGCGCAGTCGCCCCTGCACACAGAGTACAGATACGTGCTGGCGATACACTACTTTCTTTTTGTGGTAGCAGCAGCAACGATCTACTATGGCGGCCTGGTCATCGGGCAACTTATGCAGAGGGGCTATCAACTCGCACACGACAAACTCGCGCGCCAAATTAATTGA
- a CDS encoding phenylacetate--CoA ligase family protein codes for MSIGSGLKSLLRPAYYRLPATFCYGPLFSRTLKFLEESQRWDEDRLIEYQTSKLRVMLRHCAKHVPYYRQTFREAGFDPENFRRLSDLRVLPLLDKETIRSHPQDFIADNVSRRQMLYFTTGGTMGQPLGLYNLRHSGGRERAFMYSQWARVGFHYNNRRAMLRGSPVKSKRHWKYEASERAFVFSNFHMTPDNVTEYARVMRDENLPYLHSYPSAVIDFARHLKELEIEPPRFRAVLAASENLYPGQREFIESFFGARLFSWYGHTENTILAGECELSNHYHIFPEYGVVEVIKQDGSSAEQEDEMGELIGTSLDNFAMPLIRYRTDDWAVIGPERCACGRNQRLLKETYGRWHQEMLVGKLDNLISVTALNVHTHVFDNVQQLQFYQREKGKVELRLKRKPGYSERDSKRIIAALDEKMGDTMEVSLNLADDIPLMPRGKFRFVIRELDLPRSVFDEVRLEKSSS; via the coding sequence ATGAGCATCGGAAGCGGATTAAAGTCTCTTTTGAGACCGGCCTACTATCGCCTGCCGGCAACCTTCTGCTATGGGCCGCTCTTCTCGCGAACGCTGAAGTTCCTGGAAGAGTCTCAGAGGTGGGACGAAGATCGCCTGATTGAATACCAGACCTCAAAGCTCCGCGTGATGCTCCGTCATTGCGCGAAGCACGTCCCGTATTACCGGCAAACGTTTCGCGAGGCCGGGTTTGATCCCGAAAACTTCCGCAGACTTTCTGACCTGCGCGTTCTTCCTTTGCTCGACAAAGAGACTATACGTTCCCACCCGCAGGATTTTATTGCCGATAACGTCAGTCGTCGCCAGATGCTCTATTTCACAACAGGGGGAACGATGGGTCAGCCACTGGGGCTGTACAACCTGAGACACAGCGGGGGCCGAGAAAGAGCTTTCATGTACTCACAATGGGCCCGGGTTGGTTTTCACTACAACAACCGTCGCGCGATGCTCAGGGGCTCGCCGGTGAAAAGCAAACGGCATTGGAAGTATGAAGCCTCGGAGCGCGCGTTTGTTTTTTCAAACTTCCATATGACCCCGGACAACGTGACTGAATATGCGCGCGTTATGCGCGACGAGAATCTTCCGTATCTGCACTCCTATCCGTCGGCGGTGATCGATTTCGCCCGCCATCTCAAAGAGCTCGAGATCGAACCTCCGCGCTTTCGAGCAGTGCTGGCGGCCTCGGAGAACTTATATCCGGGTCAGAGAGAATTCATCGAGTCTTTTTTCGGCGCGAGGTTGTTCTCATGGTACGGGCACACCGAGAACACGATTCTGGCCGGGGAGTGTGAACTGAGCAATCACTACCATATTTTCCCCGAGTACGGAGTGGTGGAAGTGATCAAGCAAGACGGCTCTTCCGCTGAGCAGGAAGACGAGATGGGCGAACTGATCGGCACGTCGTTGGATAACTTCGCGATGCCTTTGATCAGATACCGCACCGACGACTGGGCGGTGATTGGACCCGAGCGATGCGCGTGTGGGCGCAACCAGAGGCTTCTCAAAGAAACTTATGGCCGCTGGCATCAGGAGATGCTTGTCGGGAAACTGGACAATCTCATCTCGGTGACCGCGCTCAACGTGCATACTCATGTTTTCGATAACGTCCAGCAGCTTCAGTTTTATCAACGTGAGAAGGGCAAGGTTGAACTGCGATTGAAGCGAAAACCCGGCTACTCAGAACGAGACTCGAAGCGCATAATTGCGGCGCTTGACGAAAAGATGGGAGATACGATGGAGGTCTCGCTGAATTTAGCCGATGATATACCGCTTATGCCTCGCGGCAAGTTCCGTTTTGTGATTCGGGAGTTGGACCTTCCACGATCTGTCTTTGATGAGGTTCGCCTTGAAAAGTCTTCTAGCTAA
- a CDS encoding DUF362 domain-containing protein, with amino-acid sequence MKSLLANLDVGLVSGDGRYPSESPFHPPELYPEYPHEELNTDPANQVYTMVRESLRLLGMDKANFGRPEWDPLGELISPGQRVLIKPNFVLHFNAGQGPLDAVITHPSVIRAICDYVVIALRGDGELVVGDAPQMNCDFARLCQASGMDILATYLESACARRGIALRLVDFRKEQTRYKHGIVWERKALNNGESVRVSLGEDSSMENIDGRLLYGADYSRRETVQAHEGHRHEYVVARPVLSSDVVISVPKLKVHRKVGATLNLKNIVGINTDKNHLAHYRVGSPASGGDEFSDPGWEDRAERVLSDILLGRSWRFGKYPFLAWRAFRKALGYFAADSARPAFSYGNWHGNDTAWRMVLDLNRILLYADAEGRLQELPTRKYFSVIDGVIGGEGEGPLHPAAYPSGVVLAGFNPVAVDWVAARLMGFEAGRIPLYRHALEQMREWLPDFAIERIRVVSNVPSWEAIMKTSEVVFNFRAPAGWRGQIELQEPAPESARQEETTVGMLSQ; translated from the coding sequence TTGAAAAGTCTTCTAGCTAACCTGGATGTTGGTCTGGTTTCCGGTGACGGCCGGTATCCGTCGGAGTCTCCGTTTCATCCGCCTGAGTTGTATCCAGAGTATCCCCACGAAGAACTAAATACTGACCCGGCCAACCAGGTATACACGATGGTGCGGGAGTCTTTGCGGCTGTTGGGGATGGACAAAGCGAACTTCGGCCGGCCGGAGTGGGACCCTCTTGGCGAGCTGATTTCGCCGGGGCAGCGCGTGCTGATCAAACCTAATTTCGTGCTGCACTTCAACGCCGGCCAGGGCCCCCTCGACGCGGTCATTACCCATCCTTCGGTGATTCGAGCCATATGCGATTATGTCGTCATTGCGCTTCGCGGCGACGGCGAATTAGTTGTGGGCGATGCTCCGCAGATGAACTGCGATTTCGCCCGGCTTTGCCAGGCTTCGGGCATGGATATCCTGGCGACCTACCTTGAATCGGCCTGCGCCCGGCGAGGCATCGCGCTACGGTTGGTGGATTTTAGAAAGGAACAAACGCGCTACAAACACGGAATCGTTTGGGAGCGCAAAGCGCTAAACAATGGCGAGTCTGTACGAGTGAGCCTCGGCGAAGACAGTTCCATGGAGAACATCGATGGCCGGTTGTTGTACGGAGCTGACTACTCGCGGCGCGAGACTGTGCAGGCGCACGAAGGCCATCGCCACGAATACGTCGTTGCGCGCCCGGTGTTATCGAGCGACGTGGTGATCTCCGTGCCCAAACTGAAGGTTCATCGCAAGGTGGGAGCAACTCTAAACCTGAAGAACATTGTCGGGATCAATACCGACAAGAACCATCTGGCTCATTATCGCGTCGGGTCTCCTGCGAGCGGCGGGGACGAGTTCTCCGACCCGGGATGGGAAGATCGAGCCGAACGCGTTCTGTCGGACATCTTACTTGGACGCTCGTGGCGGTTTGGAAAATATCCCTTTCTTGCCTGGAGAGCCTTCCGAAAGGCTCTCGGGTATTTTGCCGCCGACTCGGCCAGGCCGGCTTTCAGTTACGGCAACTGGCATGGAAATGACACCGCATGGCGGATGGTGCTCGACTTGAATCGAATACTGCTATACGCCGACGCCGAAGGCCGTTTGCAAGAGCTGCCGACTCGTAAGTATTTCTCCGTTATTGACGGGGTGATCGGCGGAGAAGGCGAAGGTCCATTGCATCCGGCTGCTTATCCGTCTGGGGTCGTGCTTGCGGGGTTCAATCCGGTGGCCGTGGATTGGGTAGCAGCACGGTTGATGGGATTCGAGGCCGGCCGGATTCCACTCTACCGGCATGCGCTCGAACAGATGCGCGAATGGCTCCCCGATTTCGCGATCGAAAGAATTCGCGTTGTCTCGAACGTTCCGAGTTGGGAGGCTATTATGAAGACCAGCGAGGTGGTGTTCAATTTCCGAGCGCCTGCGGGCTGGCGCGGTCAGATCGAACTACAGGAGCCGGCCCCGGAATCTGCCCGGCAAGAAGAGACAACCGTTGGCATGCTATCTCAGTAG